A window of Flavobacterium psychrophilum genomic DNA:
GTTAGCTAGTTTAGTAGGGTAAAACTGCCCCGAATAATTACCTGCTGCTTTAGCAGCACCTATACCACCATTGGCAGCACGGCTGTAATGCTCTGCGATAATAACCTTCACCTCGCCGGAGTAGTAAGACTTAGCGGGTGAAAGAATAATCATAAAGCGGTATTGTGTAGATGGAGCCGCTATAACTCCAGATCCTATAGCAATTAAGAAAGGACGGATATATAGTGAGTTACCTTTACCTTTTTTTACCCATTCTTTTTCAATTTCTAAAAGCTTTTTAAGTCCGCCCATGAAAATTTCTTCGGGAACTTCTGGCATTGCAAGACGTATAGCAGATTTGTTGAAACGCTCATAATTCTGGTCCGGTCTGAAAAGCCACACGTCATCGTGTTCGTCTTTATAGGCTTTCATACCTTCAAAGATGGCCTGTCCGTAATGGAATACTTTTGCAGACGGGTCTATAAGAAATGGCTCGTAAGGTTTAATTACAGGTGTTTCCCATTCTCCGTTCCTGAAGTCACAAAGTAGCATATGGTCTGTAAAGGTGTTACCAAAAGGCAGGTTTTCAAAATCTACAGTTCCAATTTTTGTAGTATCTACTTTGTTGATGATAATGCCATCAGTAGCGTTGTTACTCATTAAATTTTGTTTTCGGATTAGTCAATATGTTTAGGTCGTGTTATTGCAAATTTACTAAAAAATCATCTTATAGAGGCTTTTAACGCTAATTTTGAATGTCTAAAAATAAATTTGATATAGGAAAGTGCAATAAAACGACGAAATAACCCCCTGACATTTGCGTGGTTAAAGAATCTGTATAAATTTGTAACATAAAATCTAATTTTCGTTAAATAATGAAAAAATCAATCGTAATGGCAATCGCAATAGTTGTTCTCGCTGCTTGTCAAAAAAATAAAGAAACAGAAGTAGTTACAGAAGAAAGTACTGTAATTGAGACTCCTGCTACAGACAGTATTGCTGTTGTATCGGATACTGTTGCTATTCAAGAATCGGTATCAGAAACTAATGAAACGGAAATTGTAAAAAACGTTGAAAAAGAAATTGAGGTTAAAGGAGTGAAGCCTGTTGAAGAAATAAAAGTAGACTATGCTTCTTTTGGCGATAAGATACTGGCTGACAAAGCTATCTCAAAAGACGACATGATCAAAAAATACAAATCGCTTAAAGTGGGTGATACGCTTAACGTAAAATTCAAATCTAAAATAAAGGAGGTGTGCAAGAAAAAAGGCTGCTGGATGGCCATGGAGCTGCCCGGAGGAAAAGAGTCTTTCGTGAAGTTTAAAGACTACGCTTTTTTTGTTCCGCTAAATGCAGATAACCAAGAAGCTATTGTTAGCGGTAAAGCATTTGTTAGCGAGACTTCGGTAGCGCAACTCAGGCATTATGCTAAAGATGGCGGAAAATCAGAAGCTGAGATAGCTAAGATCACCGAGCCTGAATTTGAATATAAATTTTTGGCAGACGGAGTACTAATACGTAAATAATGAAGAGATTTTTATTGCTGCCCGTCGTTGTTGTGCTTATCTTTACGGCATGCGAAAGGAAAGCCGAAGCTGTTAAAGCTGAGCCGGAAAAAAAGACTCCTGCCGAAAAGGAGTTTAAGATGTACGAGATGTCTGAAATGGCTACCCTTATGGAGCAGATGTATGTAGACAACATGAGGCTTAAAGAGCGAATAGCAAAAGGCGATACTATTGGTAACTTTCCGCAGCATTTTTTAAGGATACATGCTTCGGCAATGACAGATGAAAGCGAGAATGATGCTTTTTTTAAGCTTCAGGCTGCTAACTTCCTCGAAGCCCAGGAGCTTATCTATAATGATTCGCTTAATGCAAAAAAACATTTTAACGACGCAGTTTCTGCCTGTGTTAAATGCCACGAGCAAAAATGTGAAGGTCCTATACCGCGCATTAAAAAACTTTACATAAAATAATTGAAAAGGGAAATTATTACAACGAAAGACGGATCGGTTACAATACTGCTTCCGGAGATGCAGGAAACCTACCATTCTAAGTTTGGCGCTATTCAGGAAGCATACCATGTGTTCATACAAAATGGTCTGGCTCTTACAGAGGGGCAGTCCATTGCTATTTTAGAGATTGGTTTTGGTACTGGCCTTAACGCTTACATAACATTTCTTGAGACCGAGAAATCGGGACAGGTCATCAATTATACGGGAGTAGAGGCTTATCCGGTAACTCAGGATGAAGCACCGCTTCTTAACTATGTTGGCCAGCTTAAAGCTGAAGAATATGCCGGTGTATTCAAGCAAATGCATGATGCGGAGTGGGGAAGAACTACACAACTATCCGATAATTTCAGTCTAACCAAACGTAAGCAATTTTTTCAGGAAATAGATGATAAAGAGGTATTTGACCTTATTTATTTTGATGCTTTTGGATATTCGGTGCAACCGGAATTATGGAGCGAGGACATATTTAAACGAATGTACGCAGCGTTGAAAAAAGACAGCATATTGGTAACCTATGCATGCAGAACAGTTATTAAGAAGGCTATGATTGAAGCGGGTTTCCAAACCAAAAAAGTTCCAGGCCCACCGGGAAAGAGAGAAATGCTAATCGCATTTAAATCTTAATAAATTGTTAATATATTATTGTATTCCGAATTTTAACTAATAATTATTATTAACTATTTCGTTTTAGAAGAATATTTTTATGTACATTTACTTATTCGTTCTTATCACCTGCAACTTTAAAAAACAATCGGAACCATCATGACTAGACCTATGTTTAGCTATACTCAAAAAATTTTAGAAAGCGTAAGCTTCGACCCTATACTGTTTTGTAAGGAAGTGGAGAAAGCAATTAAAATACTTTTACCTTACGAAATTGAACAACTTGTAGAGTGGCTTAATAATTTTACTACAGGGAAACCTGAATTGAAAGCCTGCCTTATTCACGTTGAAGAATAAAAAATAAAAGGAGCCTAAAAAGGGCTCCTAATTTTTTGCTTTAATTTTAAATTACTTCCTGTTAAGCGGACTTGTAATTTCTACATTCTGGAAAGTTATAGCACCTTTAACCACACCTGCTATAGTTGTACGTAGTGCGTCTATTATATGTAACTTAAGTTCTTTCTTAGAGTAAATAAGGCTTACCTCGCGCGATGGTTTTGGTTCTTTAAATTGTCGAAGCTTATCTTTGTGTTTGCCTTCCATATCTAAAGTATGCAGGTAAGGCAGTAATGTCATCCCCAAACCTTCATCTGCAAGTTTTACCATTGTTTCAAAGCTTCCGCTTTCAATCTGAAAATGGTTCTCGCTAATTAGTGATGTGGCTTTACAAATGTTCAATACATTGTTACGGAAACAGTGTCCGTCTTGTAACAGCAATATGTTATTAAGGTTAGCTTCCAGATCTTCTACCTCAAATTCTTTTTTTGCATATGCCGGATTATTCTCCGGTACATAAGCCACGAAAGGCTCATAGTAAAGAACGATCTCCTTTAAAGATTCTTCGTCAAGCGGGGTAGCGGCGATAGCAGCATCCAGTTGTCCGTTTTTTAATTGTTTGATAATTTCTTCAGTAGGGCGTTCTTCTATAATAAGGTTAACCTTCGGGTATTTGTTTATAAAATTAGCCATGAACATTGGTAATAGAGTAGGCATAACTGTCGGTATGATTCCCACCCTAAAGTCGCCACCAATAAAACCTTTCTGCTGGTCTACGATATCTTTTATCCGGCCTGACTCGTTTACAATGTTCTTAGCCTGCTGCACTATTTTCTGTCCAACGTCAGTAAGTTGAATTGGTTTTTTGCTACGGTCAAAAATTTGTACATCAAGCTCTTCTTCCAGTTTTTGTATCTGCATACTCAGTGTTGGCTGGGTTACAAAGCATTTTTCGGCGGCAAGGGTAAAATTTTTATGTTCGGCAACAGCTAAAACATAGTGTAACTGAGTAATAGTCATTATATAGATTTTTATGATAAAATTATAAAAACTATTGATATTTCCTATTCTTTAAATTATTAATTTTAGGGTAG
This region includes:
- a CDS encoding branched-chain amino acid aminotransferase, whose product is MSNNATDGIIINKVDTTKIGTVDFENLPFGNTFTDHMLLCDFRNGEWETPVIKPYEPFLIDPSAKVFHYGQAIFEGMKAYKDEHDDVWLFRPDQNYERFNKSAIRLAMPEVPEEIFMGGLKKLLEIEKEWVKKGKGNSLYIRPFLIAIGSGVIAAPSTQYRFMIILSPAKSYYSGEVKVIIAEHYSRAANGGIGAAKAAGNYSGQFYPTKLANEAGFQQIIWTDDATHTKLEEAGTMNVFFRINDTLYTAPTSERILDGVTRKSLIDLAKRENINVEVRSVLVSELLEAAGNGSLKEIFGAGTAAVVNPIVGFSYQDKYYELPKIENSIALELKDKLNNIQYKLAEDTFGWTVKV
- a CDS encoding branched-chain amino acid aminotransferase — its product is MVKNVEKEIEVKGVKPVEEIKVDYASFGDKILADKAISKDDMIKKYKSLKVGDTLNVKFKSKIKEVCKKKGCWMAMELPGGKESFVKFKDYAFFVPLNADNQEAIVSGKAFVSETSVAQLRHYAKDGGKSEAEIAKITEPEFEYKFLADGVLIRK
- a CDS encoding SAM-dependent methyltransferase; this encodes MKREIITTKDGSVTILLPEMQETYHSKFGAIQEAYHVFIQNGLALTEGQSIAILEIGFGTGLNAYITFLETEKSGQVINYTGVEAYPVTQDEAPLLNYVGQLKAEEYAGVFKQMHDAEWGRTTQLSDNFSLTKRKQFFQEIDDKEVFDLIYFDAFGYSVQPELWSEDIFKRMYAALKKDSILVTYACRTVIKKAMIEAGFQTKKVPGPPGKREMLIAFKS
- a CDS encoding transcriptional regulator, translating into MTITQLHYVLAVAEHKNFTLAAEKCFVTQPTLSMQIQKLEEELDVQIFDRSKKPIQLTDVGQKIVQQAKNIVNESGRIKDIVDQQKGFIGGDFRVGIIPTVMPTLLPMFMANFINKYPKVNLIIEERPTEEIIKQLKNGQLDAAIAATPLDEESLKEIVLYYEPFVAYVPENNPAYAKKEFEVEDLEANLNNILLLQDGHCFRNNVLNICKATSLISENHFQIESGSFETMVKLADEGLGMTLLPYLHTLDMEGKHKDKLRQFKEPKPSREVSLIYSKKELKLHIIDALRTTIAGVVKGAITFQNVEITSPLNRK